A single window of Polaribacter sp. SA4-10 DNA harbors:
- a CDS encoding FKBP-type peptidyl-prolyl cis-trans isomerase — MKSYITLIFTLLLFVSCSIENEPSFTPQTEADILQYIEDNNLTATKTDSGLYYVINNEGTGTRPTENSVVNITYEGYFLDGTIFEQSESGAILELTEVINGLKEGLQLFKEGGDGILLIPSDLAYGANGYNSIPGGAVLVLNIKLTEGDYAAQNEIDILKYIEDNNLSATKTDSGLYYIINNEGTGTRPTNMNNVTVAYKGYFLDGTVFDESSSNGVAFGLNQVIKGWTEGIQLFKEGGDGVLLIPYQLGYGVYGSSSIPGCEVLAFDVKLISVN, encoded by the coding sequence ATGAAATCTTACATAACATTAATTTTTACACTATTACTTTTTGTTTCGTGTTCTATTGAAAATGAACCAAGTTTTACACCGCAAACAGAAGCCGATATCTTACAATATATTGAAGACAACAATTTAACTGCAACAAAAACCGATTCCGGATTATATTATGTTATTAATAATGAAGGTACGGGAACGAGACCAACTGAGAACTCTGTTGTAAATATTACCTATGAAGGATATTTTTTAGATGGAACTATTTTTGAACAAAGTGAATCTGGTGCAATACTTGAATTGACTGAAGTAATAAATGGCTTAAAAGAAGGTCTTCAACTCTTTAAAGAAGGTGGAGATGGTATTTTATTAATTCCATCTGATTTAGCTTATGGAGCAAATGGATATAATTCTATTCCAGGAGGAGCTGTGTTAGTCTTAAATATAAAACTAACAGAAGGTGATTATGCCGCTCAAAATGAAATTGATATTTTAAAATATATTGAAGACAATAATTTAAGTGCTACTAAAACTGATTCTGGATTGTACTATATTATTAATAATGAAGGTACGGGAACTAGACCAACAAATATGAATAATGTAACTGTTGCCTATAAAGGATATTTTTTAGATGGAACTGTCTTTGACGAAAGTAGTTCTAATGGAGTTGCATTTGGTTTGAATCAGGTAATTAAAGGTTGGACAGAAGGTATTCAGTTATTTAAAGAAGGTGGAGATGGAGTTTTATTAATTCCTTATCAATTAGGTTATGGAGTATATGGAAGTAGTTCTATTCCTGGTTGTGAAGTCTTAGCTTTTGATGTGAAATTAATAAGTGTAAATTAA
- a CDS encoding S41 family peptidase, giving the protein MTKKALLLFAVLFSATFLIAQNTLIRMPSISPDASKMAFSYHGDIWVLNLATNQTNRLTIHQGYESNPIWNSKSNQLVFTSNRRGSANIFKTDLNGGVPMQLTYHPSIDTPSDWDSNGKIIFSSNRIFKGTEREPSIYGIDENGETPNRFMTALGSQAAVSPNGNFVAFVKGTCRISREDYNGPAQRDIWIYNLKSKEYHQITTSKKNDHTPLWDADNTLYYVSSESGRYNIYKTSLNADGTKSGAENQLTNLNVSGVSSFTVSNNGTIIYNSGVDVFKLQNSVSKKLNLNLSTDNRFELEETKTVADAISNLSVSPDGKLIALSINGEIFVKENNKDKTKTNNVSNHPFRDDNPFWIDDNTLGFLSDRNGQNEFFKVESTDEKVQLNRSLKTKVTQLTKSKTDVFEPLLSPDRMKISYRVGRGELVIADLKDSKIVKPKSYSDSWAAANDVSWSPDSKYIAYSQQDLDFDSEIYIQSIENPSNKMNVSMHPRSDSSPVWSPDGKKLSFVSNRAGDRGGVNFDTWMVWLQKSDWEKTKADFKEGDYYQPKKEEKSKDKKAEEKAEEKVVVSIDEDKIYDRLVQLTSWAGNEGGTLFSADSKSVYVSATNPATNKNGYYKVEITGGTPKEVKDVSDVGSYSLNKGTLYYASKGKLKSLILKSDKVTSFSHSATYTTDFQKLNEQIFEEGVRAITAGFYDPKYHGYNWDKIVKRYRPWVLAASTKQDYSFMFNNMLGQLNASHMGFRGSTLEDTYSDKVGLLGLDVSNVNNGVRINFILPNSASTKTNVSLNIGDVITAVNGKKIEKTTNFYSLLKNTSGNEILLTLASKKEVVVRTDSTETIRSLLYEEWVNSRKKLVEEYSNGQLGYIHIQGMNLPSFERFERELKASGYGKKGIVIDVRNNGGGWTTDRLMAVLTYQQHAYTVPRGATDNLQKNNEKYKGNYPFNERAILSVNTKPLVAIANESSYSNAEIFAHAFKSLKLGKLVGQPTFGAVISTGGHRLQDGYIRMPFRAWYVKESGMNMEHGPAVPDYLVTNKPGWKARGEDDQLKKAVHVLLQDIK; this is encoded by the coding sequence ATGACTAAAAAAGCTTTACTACTTTTCGCAGTTTTGTTCAGTGCTACTTTTTTAATTGCGCAAAACACCTTAATAAGAATGCCATCTATAAGTCCCGATGCTTCTAAAATGGCTTTCAGTTATCATGGTGATATTTGGGTTCTTAATTTGGCAACAAATCAAACAAATAGGTTAACAATTCATCAAGGGTATGAAAGCAATCCTATTTGGAATTCTAAAAGTAATCAGTTAGTATTTACGTCTAATAGAAGAGGTAGTGCCAATATTTTTAAGACTGATTTAAATGGAGGTGTTCCAATGCAATTAACATATCACCCATCTATAGATACACCAAGTGATTGGGATTCTAATGGAAAGATCATTTTTTCTAGCAATAGAATTTTTAAGGGAACAGAGCGCGAACCTTCAATCTACGGGATTGATGAAAATGGCGAAACTCCTAATCGGTTTATGACGGCTTTAGGAAGTCAAGCTGCAGTTTCGCCAAACGGAAATTTTGTAGCTTTTGTGAAAGGAACTTGTAGAATTTCTAGAGAAGATTATAACGGTCCTGCACAAAGAGATATTTGGATTTACAACTTAAAATCAAAAGAATATCATCAAATAACAACGAGTAAAAAGAACGATCATACACCTCTTTGGGACGCAGATAATACCTTATATTATGTAAGTTCAGAAAGTGGTCGATATAATATTTATAAGACTTCATTAAATGCTGATGGAACAAAAAGCGGTGCTGAAAACCAATTGACAAATTTAAATGTTAGTGGTGTCTCTTCGTTTACGGTTAGTAATAATGGAACAATTATTTACAATAGCGGGGTTGATGTTTTTAAACTTCAAAATAGTGTTTCTAAAAAGCTAAATTTAAATTTATCAACGGACAATAGATTTGAGTTAGAAGAAACAAAAACAGTAGCTGATGCTATTAGTAATTTAAGTGTTTCTCCAGACGGAAAACTGATAGCACTAAGTATCAATGGTGAAATTTTTGTCAAAGAAAATAATAAGGATAAAACGAAAACAAATAATGTTAGTAATCATCCTTTTAGAGATGACAATCCGTTTTGGATTGATGATAATACGCTAGGTTTTTTATCAGATAGAAATGGACAAAATGAATTTTTTAAAGTAGAATCTACTGATGAAAAGGTACAATTAAACAGAAGTTTAAAAACGAAAGTTACGCAATTAACAAAAAGTAAAACAGATGTTTTTGAGCCTTTATTATCTCCGGATAGAATGAAAATATCTTACAGAGTTGGTAGAGGAGAATTAGTTATTGCGGACTTAAAAGACAGTAAAATAGTAAAACCGAAAAGCTATTCAGATTCTTGGGCAGCTGCAAATGATGTTTCTTGGAGTCCAGATAGTAAATACATTGCTTATTCTCAACAAGATTTAGATTTCGACAGCGAAATTTATATTCAATCGATAGAAAACCCTTCTAATAAAATGAATGTTTCTATGCACCCAAGGTCAGATTCTTCTCCGGTTTGGAGTCCTGATGGAAAAAAACTTTCATTTGTTTCCAATAGAGCAGGAGATAGAGGTGGTGTTAATTTTGATACTTGGATGGTTTGGTTGCAGAAATCAGATTGGGAAAAGACCAAAGCAGACTTTAAAGAGGGCGATTATTATCAACCCAAAAAAGAAGAAAAATCTAAGGATAAAAAAGCAGAAGAAAAAGCAGAAGAAAAAGTAGTTGTAAGTATAGATGAAGATAAAATTTATGACCGATTAGTGCAATTAACCAGTTGGGCAGGTAACGAAGGTGGAACATTATTTAGTGCAGATAGTAAAAGTGTTTATGTCTCAGCTACAAACCCAGCAACGAATAAAAATGGGTATTATAAAGTTGAAATAACTGGTGGAACTCCAAAAGAAGTGAAAGATGTTTCTGATGTTGGTAGTTACAGTTTAAATAAAGGAACTTTATATTATGCATCAAAAGGAAAATTAAAATCACTAATTTTAAAAAGCGATAAAGTTACATCATTTTCACATTCAGCAACCTACACAACAGATTTTCAAAAACTAAACGAGCAAATCTTTGAAGAAGGGGTGAGAGCAATAACTGCGGGTTTTTATGATCCTAAATATCATGGTTATAACTGGGACAAGATTGTAAAAAGATATCGACCTTGGGTTTTAGCAGCGTCCACAAAACAAGATTATTCTTTTATGTTTAATAATATGTTGGGGCAATTAAATGCAAGTCATATGGGGTTTCGAGGAAGCACTCTAGAAGATACGTATAGTGATAAAGTTGGTTTATTAGGATTGGATGTTTCTAATGTGAATAATGGCGTTAGAATTAATTTTATCTTACCAAATTCAGCATCCACAAAAACAAATGTTTCTTTAAATATTGGCGATGTGATTACCGCTGTAAATGGAAAAAAGATTGAGAAAACTACCAATTTTTATAGCCTTTTAAAGAATACTTCTGGAAACGAAATTTTGTTGACTTTAGCGAGTAAAAAAGAAGTTGTTGTTAGAACAGATTCCACAGAAACCATTAGAAGTTTACTGTATGAAGAATGGGTGAATTCTCGTAAAAAGTTAGTCGAAGAATATTCAAATGGACAATTAGGATATATTCATATTCAAGGAATGAATTTACCAAGTTTTGAGCGTTTTGAACGCGAGTTAAAAGCGAGTGGTTACGGTAAAAAAGGAATTGTTATTGATGTTAGAAATAATGGTGGTGGTTGGACTACTGATCGCTTAATGGCGGTGTTAACGTATCAACAGCATGCCTATACGGTTCCAAGAGGAGCAACAGATAATCTTCAGAAAAATAATGAAAAATATAAAGGAAATTACCCATTTAACGAGAGAGCAATTTTATCTGTAAACACAAAACCTTTAGTGGCTATAGCCAATGAGAGTAGCTATTCAAATGCAGAAATTTTTGCACACGCTTTTAAGAGTTTAAAATTAGGAAAGTTAGTTGGACAGCCCACTTTTGGAGCTGTAATTTCTACAGGAGGACATCGTTTACAAGATGGTTATATAAGAATGCCATTTAGAGCTTGGTATGTAAAAGAATCTGGAATGAATATGGAACATGGTCCTGCAGTGCCAGATTATTTAGTAACCAATAAACCAGGTTGGAAAGCGAGAGGAGAAGATGATCAGCTTAAAAAAGCTGTGCACGTTTTACTACAAGATATTAAATAG
- a CDS encoding tryptophan synthase subunit alpha, with protein MASASITAAKGEISNNQIEYFERIKAMNLQSKLIIGFGISDKNTFNTACNYANGAIIGSAFIKDLGKNGAEQINDFIKPITS; from the coding sequence GTGGCTTCTGCATCTATTACCGCTGCAAAAGGGGAGATTTCAAATAATCAAATTGAATACTTTGAAAGAATAAAAGCCATGAATTTACAAAGTAAATTGATTATAGGTTTTGGTATTTCAGATAAAAACACCTTTAATACTGCTTGTAATTATGCAAATGGAGCTATTATTGGCTCTGCTTTTATAAAAGATTTAGGTAAGAATGGTGCCGAACAAATTAACGATTTTATAAAACCGATAACTAGTTAA
- a CDS encoding FKBP-type peptidyl-prolyl cis-trans isomerase: MYYIINKEGTRTRPTNTNNVTVAYKGYFFNGTVFDESASNGVDLVLIKEL; encoded by the coding sequence TTGTACTATATTATTAATAAGGAAGGCACAAGAACCAGACCAACAAATACGAATAATGTAACTGTTGCCTATAAAGGATATTTTTTTAATGGAACTGTCTTTGACGAAAGTGCTTCTAATGGAGTAGATTTGGTTTTAATCAAGGAATTATAA
- a CDS encoding TonB-dependent receptor plug domain-containing protein, translating into MKTIKKLFLLVLILFTVNIFSQKKTPKEVIKLTVLVKDGEGKPIPGALILIDNIKQARVANSAGYFKIKLQKAPKEITAFSPLLGAKSVKYDGKNSIIINITKNSNNYVSDTNYEKIVDPIQFRNIYDYLRGKVSGVNITSTNVISIRGNSSWSGSRSPLFILNGVPVDEDTFGAIVPTTIKTVKILKGPETAIYGLRGANGVIEVVTTIN; encoded by the coding sequence ATGAAAACAATAAAAAAATTATTTCTTTTAGTATTAATTTTATTCACCGTTAATATTTTTTCTCAAAAAAAAACTCCAAAAGAAGTTATTAAGTTAACAGTTTTAGTAAAAGATGGTGAAGGTAAACCGATTCCTGGTGCTCTTATTTTAATAGATAATATTAAACAAGCAAGAGTTGCAAATTCAGCTGGTTATTTTAAAATAAAACTACAAAAAGCACCAAAAGAAATTACAGCTTTCTCTCCTTTACTAGGTGCAAAGAGTGTAAAGTATGATGGTAAAAATTCTATAATCATTAACATCACAAAAAACTCTAATAATTATGTGTCAGATACTAATTATGAAAAAATAGTAGATCCAATCCAATTCAGAAATATTTATGATTATTTAAGAGGTAAAGTTTCTGGCGTTAATATTACTTCCACAAATGTAATATCAATAAGAGGTAATTCATCATGGAGTGGCAGCAGATCACCATTATTTATATTAAACGGCGTTCCAGTAGATGAAGATACATTTGGAGCTATTGTTCCAACTACTATAAAAACCGTTAAAATTTTAAAAGGTCCTGAAACCGCAATTTACGGCTTACGCGGAGCCAATGGTGTTATTGAAGTTGTTACCACAATAAACTAG
- the trpA gene encoding tryptophan synthase subunit alpha: MNSIQELFQKKGENLLSIYFTCGYPKLNDTTKVISALEKSGVDFIEVGLPYSDPLADGPTIQDSSQKALENGVNLDIIFEQLMMIKDTNKTPLVLMGYLNQMLKYGEDKFCKKVVECGIDTLILPDLPMVEFENHYQYLFDKYGITNVFLITPHTSDERIRKIDSYSKAFIYVVASASITGAKGDISNNQIAYFERIKNMNLQSKLIIGFGISDKQTFTTACKYANGTIIGSAFIKYLGKKGTKKVDDFISPILN, encoded by the coding sequence ATGAATTCAATTCAAGAATTATTTCAGAAGAAAGGTGAAAATTTATTATCTATCTATTTTACTTGTGGTTATCCAAAGTTAAATGATACGACTAAAGTAATTTCAGCATTAGAAAAAAGTGGCGTAGATTTTATTGAAGTAGGTTTGCCTTATTCAGATCCTTTGGCAGATGGACCTACGATACAAGATAGTAGTCAGAAAGCATTAGAAAATGGAGTTAACTTAGATATCATTTTTGAGCAATTAATGATGATTAAAGACACCAATAAAACACCATTGGTCTTAATGGGGTATTTAAATCAGATGCTAAAATATGGTGAAGATAAGTTCTGTAAAAAAGTTGTAGAATGTGGAATTGATACGCTGATTCTTCCAGATTTACCAATGGTAGAATTTGAAAATCATTATCAATATTTATTTGATAAATACGGAATTACAAATGTTTTTTTAATCACTCCTCATACTTCAGATGAAAGAATTAGAAAGATAGATTCTTATTCAAAAGCATTTATTTATGTGGTAGCTTCTGCATCTATTACTGGTGCAAAAGGAGATATTTCTAATAATCAAATTGCTTATTTTGAAAGAATAAAAAATATGAACTTACAAAGTAAGTTAATTATAGGGTTTGGAATTTCAGATAAGCAAACATTTACTACTGCATGTAAATATGCAAATGGAACTATAATTGGTTCTGCTTTTATAAAATATTTAGGAAAAAAAGGCACAAAAAAGGTGGATGATTTTATCTCACCAATTTTAAATTAA
- the trpB gene encoding tryptophan synthase subunit beta — protein sequence MKSKFHPDENGYFGQFGGAFIPELLYPNVKELADNYIQIIESEEFQTEYKSLLKDYVGRPTPLYLAKRLSEKYGAHVYLKREDLCHTGAHKINNTVGQILIAKKLGKTKIIAETGAGQHGVATATVCALMGLECTVFMGEKDIVRQAPNVTRMKMLGAKVVPATSGSKTLKDATNEAIRYWIQHPETFYLIGSVVGPAPHPDMVARLQAIISEEIKWQLKEKTGKENPDTIIACVGGGSNAAGAFYHYLDDEDVELIAVEAAGLGVNSGESAATSQLGEVGIIHGSKTILMQDEYGQIVEPYSISAGLDYPGVGPLHAFLYEIGRAKFMSATDQEALDAAFELTKIEGIIPALETAHALAVLPKIKFKKDQVVVVNLSGRGDKDLEIYTKYLED from the coding sequence ATGAAATCAAAATTTCACCCAGATGAAAACGGATATTTTGGACAATTTGGAGGCGCATTTATTCCAGAATTATTGTACCCGAATGTAAAAGAATTAGCAGATAATTACATCCAAATTATCGAATCAGAAGAGTTTCAGACAGAATATAAATCATTGCTAAAAGATTATGTTGGTAGACCAACACCTTTATATTTAGCAAAAAGATTATCAGAAAAATATGGTGCTCACGTTTATTTAAAACGCGAAGACCTATGTCATACCGGTGCGCATAAAATTAACAATACTGTTGGTCAGATTTTAATTGCTAAGAAGTTAGGTAAAACTAAGATTATTGCTGAAACAGGTGCTGGGCAACACGGAGTTGCAACAGCTACAGTTTGCGCATTAATGGGACTGGAATGTACTGTTTTTATGGGTGAAAAAGATATCGTGCGTCAGGCACCAAATGTTACTAGAATGAAAATGTTAGGAGCAAAAGTAGTGCCTGCAACCAGTGGTTCTAAAACCCTTAAAGATGCAACAAACGAAGCAATTCGTTATTGGATTCAGCATCCAGAAACTTTTTACTTAATCGGTTCTGTTGTTGGTCCTGCACCGCATCCAGATATGGTAGCACGTTTACAAGCTATTATTTCTGAAGAAATAAAATGGCAATTAAAAGAGAAGACAGGAAAAGAAAATCCAGATACAATTATTGCTTGTGTTGGAGGAGGTTCTAATGCTGCTGGTGCTTTTTATCACTATTTAGATGATGAAGATGTAGAATTAATTGCTGTTGAAGCAGCAGGTTTAGGAGTCAATTCTGGAGAAAGTGCTGCAACTTCTCAATTAGGGGAAGTTGGTATAATTCATGGAAGTAAAACTATTTTAATGCAAGATGAATATGGGCAAATAGTTGAGCCTTACTCTATTTCTGCAGGATTAGATTATCCTGGAGTTGGGCCTTTGCATGCTTTTTTGTATGAAATTGGTAGAGCAAAATTTATGAGTGCAACAGATCAAGAAGCGTTAGATGCAGCTTTTGAATTGACGAAGATAGAAGGAATTATTCCTGCTTTAGAAACGGCTCATGCATTGGCTGTTTTGCCAAAAATAAAATTTAAAAAAGATCAAGTTGTAGTGGTTAATTTATCGGGTAGAGGAGACAAAGATTTAGAAATTTATACAAAATATTTAGAAGACTAG
- a CDS encoding phosphoribosylanthranilate isomerase, with product MKLKVCGMKYVANIQEVAALHPDYLGFIFYEKSKRNFEGIIPELPKSIKKAGVFVNEYPEIVISLVEEYQLDAIQLHGDESVKYIKDLESQLAERRALFIEENKQIKKKKNQHLLSDEKVEIIKVFGIKDEFNFDVLKPYLEVVDFFLFDTKGKERGGNGTKFDWSVLGNYPFKKPFFLSGGIGLEDVEEVQKIMKSNLPIYALDVNSKFESKPGVKKIEELKEFKKNVITNIVK from the coding sequence ATGAAGCTTAAGGTTTGTGGAATGAAATATGTGGCAAATATCCAGGAAGTTGCAGCATTGCATCCCGATTATTTGGGGTTTATTTTCTACGAAAAGTCAAAAAGAAATTTTGAAGGTATTATTCCAGAACTTCCAAAATCAATAAAAAAAGCAGGTGTTTTTGTTAATGAATATCCAGAAATTGTAATTTCTTTAGTAGAAGAATATCAACTAGATGCAATTCAATTACATGGAGATGAATCTGTAAAATATATTAAAGATTTAGAAAGCCAGTTAGCAGAAAGAAGAGCGTTGTTTATTGAAGAAAATAAGCAGATAAAAAAGAAAAAAAATCAACATTTACTATCTGATGAAAAAGTTGAAATCATCAAAGTTTTTGGAATTAAAGATGAATTCAATTTTGATGTTTTAAAACCTTATTTAGAGGTTGTAGATTTCTTTTTGTTTGATACAAAAGGAAAAGAAAGAGGAGGGAATGGAACAAAATTCGATTGGTCTGTTTTAGGAAATTATCCTTTTAAAAAACCTTTCTTTTTAAGTGGAGGAATCGGGTTAGAAGATGTTGAAGAGGTTCAAAAAATAATGAAATCTAATTTACCTATTTATGCATTAGACGTAAATAGTAAGTTTGAAAGTAAGCCAGGAGTAAAGAAAATAGAAGAATTAAAAGAGTTTAAAAAGAACGTCATTACGAACATAGTGAAGTAA